The following coding sequences are from one Segnochrobactrum spirostomi window:
- a CDS encoding NADH:ubiquinone reductase (Na(+)-transporting) subunit F, producing the protein MVAVHNVRLEPVGIEFEVEEGETVLNAAFRQGISLPHGCKEGQCSACKCVLNDGDVDLLRYSTFALNEMERDTGHILLCRTLAYSDIEVDLLNYDEEVLSKSIAVKTFSGRITRIESLTHDIRGIGIKLDQPMKFWAGQYADITVTTEKGETITRSFSMANSPDETEELSFIIKKYPQGKFSGELDAGGIRLGAVVSVAGPYGTCFRRGGREGPVILVGAGSGMSPVWSILNDHLTSGEDRDVYFFYGARTENDLFYLDRIAALTAAHPSVHFIPVLSHADADSGWSGARGFVHEAVGATLKSLAIDGAGDVYACGPPPMIDALQPVLFMNGFDVERVFFDRFTTTTSVASAEPAQAAAQ; encoded by the coding sequence ATGGTTGCCGTCCATAACGTGCGTCTGGAGCCGGTTGGGATCGAGTTCGAGGTCGAGGAGGGCGAAACGGTGCTGAACGCCGCCTTCCGGCAGGGGATCTCGCTCCCGCACGGCTGCAAGGAAGGCCAGTGTTCGGCCTGCAAATGCGTTCTCAACGACGGCGACGTCGATCTGCTGCGCTATTCGACCTTCGCGCTCAACGAGATGGAGCGGGATACCGGCCATATTCTACTGTGCCGGACCCTCGCTTATTCCGACATCGAGGTCGATCTCCTCAACTATGACGAGGAGGTGCTGTCGAAGTCGATCGCCGTCAAGACGTTCTCGGGGCGGATCACGCGCATCGAATCTCTCACCCACGACATCCGCGGGATCGGCATCAAGCTCGACCAGCCGATGAAGTTCTGGGCCGGGCAATATGCCGACATCACGGTCACCACGGAAAAAGGGGAGACGATTACGCGCTCGTTCTCCATGGCAAATTCGCCGGACGAAACCGAAGAACTCTCCTTCATCATCAAGAAATATCCGCAAGGGAAGTTCTCCGGAGAGCTCGATGCCGGCGGAATCCGCCTCGGTGCCGTCGTCAGCGTCGCCGGACCCTACGGCACCTGCTTCCGCCGCGGCGGACGCGAAGGACCCGTGATCCTGGTCGGCGCCGGCTCCGGCATGTCGCCGGTCTGGTCGATCCTCAACGATCATCTGACGAGCGGCGAGGACCGGGATGTCTATTTCTTCTACGGCGCACGCACAGAGAACGACCTCTTCTATCTCGACCGCATTGCCGCGCTGACCGCGGCCCATCCCTCCGTTCACTTCATCCCCGTCCTGTCGCACGCCGACGCGGACTCGGGCTGGAGCGGCGCGCGCGGCTTCGTTCACGAGGCCGTCGGCGCCACCCTGAAGAGCCTTGCGATCGACGGCGCCGGCGACGTCTATGCCTGCGGCCCGCCGCCGATGATCGATGCCTTGCAGCCGGTGCTGTTCATGAACGGCTTCGACGTCGAGCGCGTGTTCTTCGACCGCTTCACCACCACGACTTCCGTGGCGTCGGCCGAGCCGGCGCAGGCGGCGGCGCAATAG
- a CDS encoding MmoB/DmpM family protein encodes MSTVARDASHQNIFKSMKDITFEQTISHQCGVTMSDSVEARAIAEFMATKDGVTVTYQPALIRIDGNGKLIFEMDEISEFLGRDMTAEMFEVNTSTHYGRMVRIDDNTVILFGNMDEVFEYI; translated from the coding sequence ATGTCGACCGTCGCCCGTGACGCAAGTCACCAGAACATCTTCAAGTCCATGAAGGACATCACCTTCGAACAGACGATCTCGCACCAGTGCGGGGTCACCATGTCGGATTCCGTCGAGGCCCGCGCCATCGCCGAATTCATGGCGACGAAGGACGGTGTCACCGTCACCTACCAGCCGGCCCTCATCCGTATCGACGGCAACGGCAAGCTGATCTTCGAGATGGACGAGATCAGTGAATTCCTCGGTCGCGATATGACGGCCGAGATGTTCGAGGTGAACACCTCGACCCATTACGGCCGCATGGTCCGGATCGACGACAACACCGTGATCCTGTTCGGCAACATGGACGAGGTATTCGAATACATCTGA
- a CDS encoding aromatic/alkene monooxygenase hydroxylase subunit beta codes for MPAISSSVGSGAAGAAIFADSDSRKYRYFQPRGRAASHYEDVTVDVQPDPERYLIQNWIISFADGNGAYVKDNTAARSSNWHAFRAPDQEWERTHYQRQSKIETMVQSVIANGRRYGAPKALDGVWRKILQTHLGAWKHAEFGLGTSLMQAQRYGYTQMINNATLTNSSYKLRLSQDITLYLAEIGLDLEGWNDELGKKAWLEDGVWQGTREAVETIMGTSDYLEQYFAINIVFEPLVGELFRSGFMMQAGAANGDFMTPAVISAAEADYERNLANTIDLMYLLAHDEQHSVHNKALFRSWLHKHRALADKAAKTLQPIWSMPHSKPVSFEDARAVSQERIGKILGELDI; via the coding sequence ATGCCTGCCATCTCGAGCTCGGTCGGTTCGGGCGCCGCCGGCGCCGCGATCTTCGCGGATTCCGACAGCCGCAAATATCGCTATTTCCAGCCGCGCGGCCGCGCCGCGTCCCATTACGAGGACGTCACCGTCGACGTTCAGCCGGACCCCGAGCGTTACCTGATCCAGAACTGGATCATCTCGTTCGCCGACGGCAACGGCGCCTACGTCAAGGACAACACGGCGGCGCGCAGCTCCAACTGGCACGCCTTCCGCGCGCCGGATCAGGAATGGGAGCGCACCCACTATCAGCGCCAGTCGAAGATCGAGACGATGGTGCAGAGCGTCATCGCCAACGGCCGTCGTTATGGCGCGCCGAAGGCCCTCGACGGGGTGTGGCGCAAGATCCTGCAAACCCACCTGGGCGCGTGGAAGCACGCGGAGTTCGGCCTCGGCACGTCGCTGATGCAGGCGCAGCGCTACGGCTACACCCAGATGATCAACAACGCGACGCTGACGAATTCGTCCTACAAACTGCGTCTCTCCCAGGACATCACGCTCTACCTCGCCGAGATCGGCCTCGATCTCGAGGGCTGGAACGACGAACTCGGCAAGAAGGCCTGGCTCGAGGACGGCGTCTGGCAGGGCACCCGCGAGGCGGTCGAGACGATCATGGGGACGTCCGACTATCTCGAGCAATATTTCGCGATCAATATCGTGTTCGAGCCGCTCGTCGGTGAACTGTTCCGCTCTGGCTTCATGATGCAGGCGGGCGCGGCGAACGGCGACTTCATGACGCCGGCGGTGATCTCGGCCGCGGAAGCCGATTACGAGCGCAACCTCGCGAACACCATCGATCTCATGTACTTGCTCGCGCACGACGAGCAGCATTCCGTCCACAACAAGGCCCTGTTCCGGAGCTGGCTCCACAAGCACCGGGCGCTCGCCGACAAGGCGGCGAAGACCCTGCAGCCGATCTGGTCGATGCCCCACTCGAAACCGGTGTCGTTCGAGGACGCCCGCGCGGTCTCGCAGGAGCGCATCGGCAAGATCCTCGGCGAGCTCGACATCTGA
- a CDS encoding NAD(P)-dependent alcohol dehydrogenase gives MKAAMLYEYDPAVNVKLKIENVDLPKITAPDDVIVRVGAAGLCRTDLHIIEGVWRPTMDPVGSLLPYIMGHENAGWVEEVGSNVRSVKRGDAVICHPFRSCGVCLNCRHGEDMYCDNGAFPGLGMNGGFAEYFVTSERSLIKLKKGIIPIEVAPLADAGITAYRVAKKAARLLRPGAYCVLVGIGGLGHIALQSLHAISGCRIIAVDREPAAQKLAKELGADYVLDGGPDVIEQVKDITGGGAQVVIDFVGELGVENIGWKMVRKGGQMFVVGYGGKIEVPTVHLVIEEINIGGSLVGNYTELVELMELNADGKVKMHYTEYSLADINTAIDDFKNRRFTGRGVIVPA, from the coding sequence ATGAAAGCGGCCATGCTCTACGAATACGATCCCGCCGTGAACGTTAAGCTCAAGATCGAGAACGTCGATCTGCCGAAGATCACGGCGCCCGACGACGTCATCGTCCGGGTCGGCGCCGCCGGGCTCTGCCGCACGGACCTGCACATCATCGAGGGGGTGTGGCGGCCGACGATGGACCCGGTGGGAAGTCTGCTGCCCTACATCATGGGCCACGAGAATGCCGGCTGGGTCGAGGAGGTCGGCAGCAATGTCCGCTCCGTCAAGCGCGGCGACGCGGTGATCTGCCATCCGTTCCGGTCCTGCGGCGTGTGCCTCAATTGCCGGCACGGCGAGGACATGTACTGCGACAACGGCGCGTTCCCCGGCCTCGGCATGAACGGCGGCTTCGCTGAATATTTCGTGACGAGCGAGCGTTCGCTCATCAAGCTGAAGAAGGGGATCATACCGATCGAGGTTGCGCCGCTCGCCGATGCCGGCATCACCGCCTACCGGGTCGCCAAGAAGGCGGCGCGGCTGTTGCGCCCGGGCGCCTATTGCGTGCTCGTCGGCATCGGCGGCCTCGGCCACATCGCGCTGCAATCGCTGCACGCCATTTCCGGCTGTCGCATCATCGCGGTCGACCGGGAGCCGGCGGCCCAAAAGCTCGCGAAGGAGCTCGGCGCCGATTATGTGCTCGACGGCGGGCCGGACGTCATCGAGCAGGTCAAGGACATCACCGGCGGCGGCGCCCAGGTGGTGATCGATTTCGTCGGCGAGCTCGGGGTCGAGAACATCGGTTGGAAGATGGTGCGCAAGGGCGGGCAGATGTTCGTCGTCGGCTATGGCGGCAAGATCGAAGTGCCGACCGTCCATCTCGTCATCGAGGAAATTAATATCGGCGGCAGCCTCGTCGGCAACTATACCGAGCTCGTCGAACTGATGGAGCTGAACGCCGACGGCAAGGTGAAGATGCACTACACCGAGTACAGCCTCGCCGACATCAACACCGCGATCGACGACTTCAAGAACCGGCGCTTCACCGGACGCGGCGTGATCGTGCCGGCGTGA
- a CDS encoding iron-sulfur cluster assembly protein gives MNVAPSEIERREHELWHVLASVDDPELDEPVTTMGFVERAFVADDGRVTVDFRLPTYWCSPNFAFLMLDDLRRALGRLSWQPAFDVVLHDHMFAAEVNAGLAAGRSFDEIFGELAGDQGLDDLRATFAAKAFKRRQEAVLRGLLAEGFAEARVVAMTIATLEAVRFEDADVARQKPRYLAALRARRGGLKASEPAFPMWDGTALGIDTLADYLSELRGLRINMEFNGALCRGLKQSRYKEVRQVDGEPTLVDFILDRVPEARAGAGSGPA, from the coding sequence ATGAATGTCGCTCCGAGCGAGATCGAACGGCGCGAGCACGAGCTCTGGCATGTGCTCGCGAGCGTCGACGACCCGGAACTCGACGAGCCCGTCACCACGATGGGCTTCGTCGAACGGGCCTTCGTCGCCGACGACGGGCGGGTCACGGTCGACTTTCGGCTGCCGACCTATTGGTGCTCGCCGAACTTCGCCTTCCTGATGCTCGACGATCTGCGCCGGGCGCTCGGCCGCCTGTCGTGGCAGCCGGCGTTTGACGTGGTCCTGCACGACCACATGTTCGCGGCCGAGGTCAATGCGGGCCTCGCGGCGGGGCGATCGTTCGACGAGATCTTCGGCGAACTCGCCGGAGACCAGGGGCTCGACGACCTGCGGGCGACCTTCGCCGCCAAGGCCTTCAAACGGCGGCAGGAGGCGGTGCTGCGCGGCCTTCTCGCGGAGGGCTTCGCGGAGGCGCGGGTCGTGGCGATGACGATCGCGACCCTGGAGGCGGTGCGCTTCGAGGATGCCGACGTGGCGCGGCAGAAGCCGCGCTATCTCGCGGCGCTGCGCGCGCGCCGGGGCGGACTGAAGGCGTCAGAGCCGGCCTTCCCGATGTGGGACGGTACGGCGCTCGGCATCGACACGCTCGCCGATTACCTCTCCGAGCTGCGGGGCTTGCGCATCAACATGGAGTTCAACGGCGCGCTCTGCCGGGGTCTCAAGCAGTCCCGCTACAAGGAGGTTCGGCAGGTCGACGGCGAGCCGACCTTGGTCGACTTCATCCTCGACCGGGTTCCGGAGGCCCGCGCGGGCGCGGGCAGCGGTCCCGCCTGA
- the groEL gene encoding molecular chaperone GroEL, whose translation MPKLLLHNSAARKALARGVSRLAAAVEPTLGPKGLNAMIDRPIGTPMITRDGVSIASEIELGDRFENMGAQVVREVSMQTNEVAGDGTTTAIVLANALIQKGVEAADRGSRAVGLCRGINLAVEAIATALAAAARPTKDNGMLRAVARIAATDAKLGDLVAEAFERVGADGVITTDFSVTTETWLDVVEGMSFDRGYLSHHMVTDQERMEAVLERPLILMTDTKIKDPAALDTARAIAVRAGRPLLIVAEEVAPEVVVTLLGKDGPGRYLVIHPPEYGHWRKAMMEDLAILTGGRVIARDLGGTIEAVTVEDLGGAERVRTGSSHTAVIGGEGDRGAIAARRAQVQRQHEAAPPNIEQDKLRERLAKLSGGTAVLYAGGVTPVEQKRRIQLIEDSLNAVRAAAEEGVVAGGGSALAQIAPVLDAVERSAEGDVLEGIRLVRSVLTRPLWRIATNAGQDADEVVAQVSRVNGGFGYDAANGAFVNMYEAGIVDPVRVTISALRNAASVATLIMTTETLIGDAPDYEDPTAGPALGGGAEKLGRA comes from the coding sequence ATGCCCAAATTGCTGCTCCACAACTCCGCCGCCCGCAAGGCGCTCGCCCGCGGCGTGTCGCGGCTCGCCGCGGCGGTCGAGCCGACGCTCGGGCCGAAGGGCCTCAACGCGATGATCGACCGCCCAATCGGGACGCCGATGATCACCCGCGACGGCGTCTCGATCGCGAGCGAGATCGAGCTCGGCGATCGCTTCGAGAACATGGGCGCGCAGGTCGTCCGCGAGGTCTCGATGCAGACCAACGAGGTCGCCGGCGACGGCACCACGACCGCGATCGTGCTCGCGAACGCGCTCATCCAGAAGGGCGTCGAGGCGGCCGACCGCGGCAGTCGCGCGGTCGGCCTCTGCCGCGGCATCAATCTCGCGGTCGAGGCGATCGCGACGGCGCTCGCCGCCGCCGCTCGGCCGACCAAGGACAACGGCATGCTGCGCGCGGTCGCCCGCATCGCGGCGACCGACGCCAAGCTCGGCGATCTCGTCGCCGAGGCGTTCGAGCGGGTCGGTGCCGACGGCGTCATCACCACCGATTTCAGCGTCACCACCGAGACTTGGCTCGACGTCGTCGAGGGCATGTCGTTCGACCGCGGCTATCTCTCCCACCACATGGTGACGGATCAGGAGCGCATGGAGGCCGTGCTCGAACGGCCCCTGATCCTGATGACGGACACCAAGATCAAGGACCCGGCCGCGCTCGACACGGCCCGCGCCATCGCCGTCCGGGCGGGCCGGCCGCTCCTCATCGTCGCCGAGGAGGTGGCGCCCGAGGTCGTCGTCACGCTGCTCGGCAAGGACGGTCCCGGCCGCTACCTGGTCATCCATCCCCCGGAATATGGCCATTGGCGCAAGGCGATGATGGAGGATCTCGCGATCCTCACCGGCGGCCGGGTGATCGCGCGGGATCTCGGCGGCACCATCGAGGCGGTGACGGTGGAGGACCTCGGCGGCGCCGAGCGGGTGCGCACCGGTTCCTCCCACACGGCGGTGATCGGTGGTGAGGGCGACCGCGGCGCCATCGCCGCCCGCCGTGCCCAGGTCCAGCGCCAACATGAGGCCGCCCCCCCCAACATCGAGCAGGACAAGCTGCGCGAGCGTCTCGCCAAGCTCTCCGGCGGCACCGCCGTGCTCTATGCCGGCGGCGTGACGCCGGTCGAGCAGAAGCGGCGGATCCAGCTCATCGAGGATTCCCTGAACGCGGTGCGCGCCGCCGCGGAGGAGGGCGTCGTCGCCGGCGGCGGCTCGGCCCTCGCCCAGATCGCGCCGGTGCTCGACGCCGTGGAGCGTAGCGCCGAGGGCGACGTGCTGGAAGGCATTCGCCTGGTGCGCTCGGTGCTGACGCGGCCCTTGTGGCGCATCGCCACCAATGCCGGCCAGGACGCCGACGAAGTCGTCGCCCAGGTCAGCCGCGTCAACGGCGGCTTCGGCTATGACGCCGCGAACGGGGCCTTCGTCAACATGTACGAGGCGGGCATCGTCGATCCGGTGCGCGTCACGATCTCGGCGCTGCGCAACGCCGCCTCGGTCGCGACCCTCATCATGACCACCGAGACGCTCATCGGGGATGCGCCGGACTACGAGGACCCGACCGCCGGGCCGGCGCTCGGCGGCGGGGCGGAGAAACTCGGCCGCGCGTGA
- a CDS encoding amidohydrolase family protein, with product MYITPEGKEVFIVDGHTHFWDGSPENQRNIHGKQFIDCFYAYHTNLSPKEQLWAKAKFEKYTADELYRDLFIDGPDDVAIIQTTVLGDFYKNGFGCVKRSHEMAKRHPDRFIVNGAFDPRDGEKALEWIHEMKETYGITGVKMYTAEWNGASKGWKLNDPDAYKCFELCDKLGIKNIHVHKGPTIIPLNKDAFDVHDVDYAATDFPNLNWIVEHVGLPRLDDFCWIAVQETNVYGGLAVALPFIHTRPRYFAEVIAELLFWLGPDKILFGSDYAIWTPRWLVEKFWAFELPEDIKKERGVDLTPEIKEKILGLNAAALYGIDVAARKRLLASDPIAAE from the coding sequence ATGTACATTACGCCCGAAGGCAAAGAGGTCTTCATCGTCGACGGCCACACCCATTTCTGGGACGGCAGTCCGGAAAACCAGCGCAATATCCATGGCAAGCAGTTCATCGATTGCTTCTATGCCTACCACACCAACCTGAGCCCGAAGGAGCAGCTCTGGGCGAAGGCGAAGTTCGAGAAATACACCGCCGACGAGCTCTACCGCGATCTGTTCATCGACGGTCCGGATGACGTCGCGATCATCCAGACGACGGTGCTCGGCGATTTCTACAAGAACGGCTTCGGCTGCGTGAAGCGCTCCCACGAGATGGCGAAGCGTCATCCCGACCGCTTCATCGTCAACGGCGCCTTCGATCCGCGCGACGGCGAGAAGGCGCTCGAGTGGATCCACGAGATGAAGGAGACCTACGGCATCACCGGCGTGAAGATGTACACCGCCGAGTGGAACGGTGCCTCCAAGGGCTGGAAGCTCAACGATCCCGACGCCTACAAGTGCTTCGAGCTCTGCGACAAGCTCGGCATCAAGAACATCCATGTCCACAAGGGACCGACCATCATCCCCCTGAACAAGGATGCCTTCGACGTTCACGACGTCGATTATGCCGCGACCGACTTCCCGAACCTCAACTGGATCGTGGAGCATGTCGGCCTGCCGCGCCTCGACGATTTCTGCTGGATCGCGGTGCAGGAGACCAACGTCTATGGCGGCCTCGCCGTCGCGCTGCCCTTCATCCACACCCGGCCGCGTTACTTCGCCGAAGTCATTGCGGAACTGCTGTTCTGGCTCGGCCCCGACAAGATCCTGTTCGGCTCGGACTATGCGATCTGGACGCCGCGCTGGCTCGTCGAGAAGTTCTGGGCGTTCGAACTGCCCGAGGACATCAAGAAGGAGCGCGGGGTCGATCTGACGCCGGAGATCAAGGAGAAGATCCTCGGCCTCAACGCCGCCGCCCTCTACGGGATCGACGTCGCCGCCCGCAAGCGGCTGCTCGCCAGCGATCCGATCGCCGCGGAGTGA
- a CDS encoding Lrp/AsnC family transcriptional regulator, with product MSDLDAIDRKIIAAVQSDGRISVADLAARVGLSPSPCARRLRLLEDRGVIKGYAAVVDQKRVGLPVSAFASIKLERQREEDLDRFAKAVARWPEVVDCYLMTGQRDYLMRIVVRDLEAYEAFIKSKLTRLDGIASIETSFALDQVKRAEVLPIG from the coding sequence ATGTCCGACCTAGACGCGATCGACCGCAAGATCATCGCAGCCGTCCAGAGCGACGGCCGCATCTCCGTCGCCGACCTCGCCGCACGGGTCGGCCTGTCGCCCTCGCCCTGCGCCCGCCGGCTGCGCCTCCTGGAGGATCGCGGCGTGATCAAGGGTTATGCCGCGGTGGTCGATCAGAAGAGGGTCGGCCTGCCGGTCTCGGCCTTCGCCTCGATCAAGCTCGAACGCCAGCGCGAGGAGGATCTCGACCGCTTCGCCAAGGCCGTGGCGCGCTGGCCGGAGGTGGTCGATTGCTACCTGATGACCGGCCAGCGGGATTATCTGATGCGCATCGTGGTGCGCGATCTCGAAGCCTACGAGGCCTTCATCAAGTCGAAATTGACCCGCCTCGACGGCATCGCCTCGATCGAGACCAGCTTCGCCCTCGACCAGGTCAAACGTGCCGAGGTGCTGCCGATCGGATGA
- a CDS encoding aromatic/alkene/methane monooxygenase hydroxylase/oxygenase subunit alpha, producing the protein MSSLTLNKITSQRGISVGEATKKIADLGWNPSYVQEAMTFPTDYKITKAPRDPMKQVLRSYFPMQEEKDNRVYGALDAALRGDMFRNVEPRWVEWMKLFLAIIPFPEISAARSMAMVARLAPGEDLRTGFTMQMVDEFRHSTIQMNLKKWYMENYIDPAGFDITEEAFGKCYATTIGRQFGEGFITGDTMTAACMYLTVVAETAFTNTLFVAMPSEAARNGDYALPTVFLSVQSDESRHIGNGHSLLMAALKEPENHLLLERDLRYAFWQNHAIVDAAIGTFIEYGTTNRDKNKESYAEMWHRWIFEDYYRTYMLPLEKYGIKIHHDDVHEAWNRITKKHYVHKVAQFFAVGWPVNFWRIEAQTDSDFEWFEQKYPGWYAQFGEFWKWYAKLSHKGQTPITFSTETGYVYPHRCWSCLVPCLIREDMVVDEIDGQLHTFAHELDRWTAVEAFSDEYQGRPTPAMGRFSGKREWETLYHGWDLADAIKDLNFVRSDGKTLVPQPHLRFDDKEMWTLDDVRGYTLQSPLTLLRQMSPAEREKHLAEYRAGFTINPCN; encoded by the coding sequence ATGTCGTCTTTGACGCTCAACAAGATCACCTCGCAGCGCGGAATTTCAGTCGGCGAGGCGACGAAGAAGATCGCCGACCTCGGCTGGAATCCGAGCTACGTCCAGGAAGCGATGACGTTTCCGACCGACTACAAGATCACCAAGGCCCCGCGCGATCCGATGAAGCAGGTGCTGCGGTCCTACTTCCCCATGCAGGAGGAGAAGGACAACCGCGTCTACGGGGCGCTCGACGCGGCGCTGCGCGGCGATATGTTCCGCAACGTGGAGCCGCGCTGGGTCGAGTGGATGAAGCTCTTCCTGGCGATCATCCCCTTCCCGGAGATCTCCGCCGCCCGCTCCATGGCGATGGTCGCCCGTCTCGCCCCCGGCGAAGACCTGCGCACCGGCTTCACCATGCAGATGGTCGACGAGTTCCGCCATTCCACCATTCAGATGAACCTGAAGAAGTGGTACATGGAGAACTATATCGATCCGGCCGGCTTCGACATCACCGAGGAAGCCTTCGGCAAGTGCTACGCGACGACGATCGGTCGCCAGTTCGGTGAAGGCTTCATCACCGGCGACACGATGACCGCCGCGTGCATGTACCTGACGGTCGTGGCCGAGACGGCGTTCACCAACACGCTGTTCGTGGCGATGCCGTCGGAAGCCGCGCGCAACGGCGACTATGCCCTGCCGACGGTGTTCCTTTCGGTGCAGTCCGACGAGAGCCGCCACATCGGCAACGGCCACTCGCTTCTGATGGCCGCCCTCAAGGAGCCGGAGAACCACCTGCTGCTGGAGCGCGACCTGCGCTATGCCTTCTGGCAGAACCACGCCATCGTCGACGCCGCGATCGGCACCTTCATCGAGTACGGCACCACCAACCGCGACAAGAACAAGGAATCTTACGCGGAGATGTGGCACCGCTGGATCTTCGAGGACTATTACCGGACCTATATGCTGCCGCTCGAGAAGTACGGCATCAAGATCCACCACGACGACGTCCACGAAGCCTGGAACCGCATCACCAAGAAGCACTATGTGCATAAGGTGGCGCAGTTCTTCGCGGTCGGCTGGCCGGTCAATTTCTGGCGCATCGAGGCGCAGACCGATTCCGACTTCGAGTGGTTCGAGCAGAAATATCCCGGCTGGTACGCCCAGTTCGGCGAGTTCTGGAAGTGGTACGCCAAGCTCAGCCACAAGGGGCAGACGCCGATCACGTTCTCGACCGAGACCGGCTACGTCTATCCCCATCGCTGCTGGTCGTGCCTGGTGCCGTGCCTCATCCGTGAGGACATGGTCGTCGACGAGATCGACGGGCAGCTCCACACCTTCGCCCATGAGCTCGATCGCTGGACCGCCGTCGAGGCGTTCTCGGACGAGTACCAGGGCCGGCCGACGCCCGCGATGGGCCGCTTCAGCGGCAAGCGCGAGTGGGAGACGCTCTATCACGGCTGGGATCTCGCCGACGCGATCAAGGACCTGAACTTCGTTCGGTCCGACGGCAAGACGCTGGTCCCGCAGCCGCATCTGCGCTTCGATGACAAGGAGATGTGGACCCTCGACGACGTCCGCGGCTACACGCTCCAGTCGCCGCTCACCCTGCTGCGGCAGATGAGCCCGGCCGAGCGCGAGAAGCACCTCGCCGAGTATCGCGCGGGCTTCACCATCAATCCCTGCAACTGA